One Microcebus murinus isolate Inina chromosome 7, M.murinus_Inina_mat1.0, whole genome shotgun sequence genomic region harbors:
- the EXOSC4 gene encoding exosome complex component RRP41 — MAGLELLSDQGYRVDGRRAGELRKIQARMGVFAQADGSAYIEQGNTKALAVVYGPHEIRGSRARALPDRALVNCQYSSATFSTGERKRRPHGDRKSCEMGLQLRQTFEAAILTKLHPRSQIDIYVQVLQADGGTYAACVNAATLAVLDAGIPMRDFVCACSAGFVDGTALADLSHVEEAAGGPQLALALLPAAGQIALLEMDARLHEDHLERVLEAAAQAARDVHTLLDHVVRQHVREASILLGD, encoded by the exons ATGGCGGGACTGGAGCTCTTGTCGGACCAGGGTTACCGGGTAGATGGACGGCGTGCTGGGGAGCTGCGCAAGATCCAGGCGCGCATGGGCGTGTTTGCACAGGCTGACGGCTCGGCCTACATCGAGCAGGGCAACACCAAGGCGCTGGCGGTGGTCTACGGGCCGCACGAG ATCCGGGGCTCCCGTGCTCGAGCCCTGCCAGACCGGGCCCTGGTGAACTGTCAGTATAGTTCAGCAACCTTTAGCACAGGTGAGCGCAAGCGACGGCCACATGGGGACCGTAAATCCTGTGAGATGGGCCTGCAACTACGCCAGACCTTCGAGGCAGCCATCCTCACAAAGCTGCACCCACGCTCCCAGATTGACATCTATGTGCAG GTGCTGCAGGCAGATGGTGGAACCTACGCAGCTTGTGTGAATGCAGCTACACTGGCAGTGCTGGATGCTGGGATACCCATGAGAGACTTTGTGTGTGCGTGCTCAGCTGGCTTTGTGGATGGCACAGCCCTGGCGGACCTCAGCCATGTGGAGGAAGCAGCTGGTGGCCCTCAGCTGGCCCTCGCCCTGCTGCCAGCTGCAGGCCAGATTGCATTGCTTGAGATGGATGCCCGGCTGCATGAGGACCACTTAGAGCGGGTGCTAGAGGCCGCTGCCCAGGCCGCCCGAGATGTGCACACCCTGTTGGACCATGTGGTCCGGCAGCATGTGCGTGAAGCCTCTATCTTGCTGGGAGACTGA
- the OPLAH gene encoding 5-oxoprolinase isoform X1, producing the protein MGTPEGRFHFAIDRGGTFTDVFAQCPGGHVRVLKLLSEDPANYVDAPTEGIRRILEQEGGMPLPRDRPLDTSRIASIRMGTTVATNALLERRGERVALLVTRGFRDLLHIGTQAREDLFDLAVPMPEVLYEEVLEVDERVVLYRGEPGAGTPIKGRTGDLLEVQRPVDLGALRGKLEGLLSRGIRSLAVVLMHSYTWTQHEQQVGALARELGFTHVSLSSEAMPMVRIVPRGHTACADAYLTPTIQRYVQGFRRGFQGQLKDVQVLFMRSDGGLVPMDTFSGSRAVLSGPAGGVVGYSATTYQLEGGQPVIGFDMGGTSTDVSRYAGEFEHVFEASTAGVTLQAPQLDINTVAAGGGSRLFFRSGLFVVGPESAGAHPGPACYRKGGPATVTDANLVLGRLLPASFPCIFGPGEDQPLSPEASRKALEAVATEVNSFLTNGPSPASPLSLEEVAMGFVRVANEAMCRPIRALTQARGHDPSAHVLACFGGAGGQHACAIARALGMDTVHIHRHSGLLSALGLALADVVHEAQEPCALSYAPETFVQLDQRLNRLEEQCMDALRAQGFSRSQISTESFLHLRYQGTDCALMVSAHQHPATARSPRAGDFGAAFVERYMKEFGFVIPERPVVVDDVRVRGTGHSRLRLEDAPKVQTGPPRVDKMTQCYFEGGYQETPVYLLGELGYGHKLQGPCLIIDSNSTILVEPGCQAEVIETGDIRISVGAEASSTVGTQVDPIQLSIFSHRFMSIAEQMGRILQRTAISTNIKERLDFSCALFGPDGGLVSNAPHIPVHLGAMQETVQFQIQHLGADLHPGDVLLSNHPSAGGSHLPDLTVITPVFWPGQTRPVFYVASRGHHADIGGITPGSMPPHSTSLQQEGAVFLSFKLVQGGVFQEEAVTEALRAPGKIPTCSGTRNLHDNLSDLRAQVAANQKGIQLVGELIGQYGLDVVQAYMGHIQANAELAVRDMLRTFGSSRQNRGLPLEVSAEDHMDDGSPIRLRVQINPSQGSAVFDFSSTGPEVFGNLNAPRAITLSALIYCLRCLVGRDIPLNQGCLAPVRVVIPRGSILDPSPEAAVVGGNVLTSQRVVDVILRAFGACAASQGCMNNVTLGNAHMGYYETVAGGTGAGPGWHGRSGVHSHMTNTRITDPEILENRYPVILRRFELRPGSGGRGRFRGGDGVIRELLFREEALLSVLTERRAFRPYGLQGGEPGARGLNLLIRKDGRAVNLGGKTSVPVYPGDVFCLHTPGGGGYGDPEDPAPPPGSPPQPLAFPERGSVYDYRRAQEAV; encoded by the exons ATGGGCACCCCAGAGGGGCGCTTCCACTTTGCCATCGACCGAGGAGGCACATTCACAGACGTCTTTGCCCAATGCCCTGGTGGGCACGTGCGGGTCTTGAAACTGCTCTCAGAGGATCCTGCTAACTATGTGGATGCACCTACTGAGGGTATCCGCCGCATCCTGGAGCAG GAGGGGGGCATGCCATTGCCCCGGGACCGGCCACTGGACACTAGCCGCATTGCCAGCATCCGCATGGGCACTACAGTGGCCACCAATGCACTGCTGGAGCGGAGGGGGGAACGGGTGGCACTGCTGGTGACACGTGGCTTCCGAGACCTGCTGCACATTGGCACCCAGGCCCGTGAGGACCTCTTTGACCTG gccgTGCCCATGCCTGAGGTGCTGTATGAGGAGGTGCTGGAGGTAGATGAGCGCGTGGTGCTGTACCGAGGGGAGCCAGGCGCCGGGACGCCCATCAAAG GCCGCACAGGGGACCTGCTGGAAGTGCAGCGGCCGGTGGACCTGGGGGCCCTGCGTGGGAAGCTGGAGGGGCTCCTATCTCGAGGCATCCGCAGCCTGGCTGTGGTGCTCATGCACTCGTACAC GTGGACCCAGCACGAGCAGCAGGTGGGTGCACTGGCCCGGGAGCTGGGCTTCACTCACGTGTCCCTGTCCTCGGAGGCCATGCCCATGGTACGCATTGTTCCTCGGGGGCACACGGCCTGTGCCGACGCCTACCTCACACCCACCATACAGCGCTATGTGCAGGGCTTCCGCCGAGGCTTCCAGGGCCAGCTCAAG GATGTACAGGTGCTGTTTATGCGCTCTGATGGCGGCCTGGTGCCCATGGACACCTTCAGTGGCTCCCGTGCTGTGCTCTCAGGCCCCGCTGGTGGTGTAGTTGGCTACTCAGCCACCACCTACCAGCTGGAGGGCGGCCAACCTGTCATCGGCTTTGACATGGGAG GCACATCCACAGATGTGAGCCGCTATGCTGGGGAATTTGAACATGTCTTTGAGGCCAGCACAGCTGGTGTCACCCTCCAGGCCCCTCAGCTGGACATTAACACAGTGGCAGCTGGGGGAGGCTCCCGGCTCTTCTTCAG GTCTGGCCTTTTTGTGGTTGGGCCCGAGTCAGCGGGAGCTCACCCAGGCCCTGCTTGCTACCGCAAAG GGGGCCCTGCAACAGTGACGGATGCTAATCTGGTCCTGGGTCGCCTGctgcctgcctccttcccctgcaTTTTTGGGCCGGGAGAGGACCAGCCACTATCCCCTGAGGCCTCCCGCAAGGCCTTGGAGGCTGTGGCCACTGAGGTCAACAGCTTCCTGACCAACGGGCCCAGCCCGGCCTCCCCGCTGagcctggaggaggtggccaTGGGGTTTGTGCGTGTGGCCAACGAGGCTATGTGCCGGCCCATCCGTGCACTCACGCAG GCACGAGGCCATGACCCCTCGGCCCATGTGCTGGCCTGCTTCGGGGGAGCTGGTGGGCAGCATGCTTGTGCCATTGCTCGGGCCCTGGGCATGGACACAGTGCACATCCACAG GCACAGTGGGCTGCTGTCAGCACTGGGGCTAGCCTTGGCAGATGTGGTACATGAAGCACAggagccctgtgccctgtcctATGCACCTGAGACCTTTGTGCAGCTGGACCAGAGGTTGAACCGTCTGGAGGAGCAATGCATGGATGCCCTCCGGGCCCAGGGCTTCTCCAG GTCTCAGATCAGCACTGAGAGCTTTCTGCATCTGCGCTACCAGGGCACAGACTGTGCCCTGATGGTATCTGCCCACCAGCACCCGGCCACAGCCCGGTCACCCCGGGCTGGCGACTTTGGGGCAGCCTTTGTGGAGAG GTATATGAAGGAGTTTGGCTTTGTCATCCCTGAGCGGCCAGTGGTGGTGGACGACGTGAGAGTGAGGGGCACCGGTCACAGCAGGCTTCGCCTTGAGGATGCCCCTAAAGTCCAGACCGGGCCTCCCCGGGTAGACAAG ATGACCCAGTGCTACTTTGAGGGGGGCTACCAGGAAACCCCTGTGTACCTGTTGGGAGAGCTGGGCTATGGGCACAAGCTCCAGGGGCCCTGCCTCATCATCGACAGCAACAG caccatCCTAGTGGAGCCAGGTTGCCAGGCAGAGGTGATTGAGACAGGGGACATCCGCATCTCTGTGGGGGCTGAAGCCTCCAGTACAGTGGGCACTCAGGTTGACCCCATCCAGCTGTCCATCTTCTCACACCGTTTCATGAGCATTGCTG AGCAGATGGGCCGTATCCTGCAGCGCACAGCCATCTCCACCAACATCAAGGAGCGCCTTGACTTCTCCTGTGCCCTCTTTGGGCCTGACGGGGGGCTGGTCTCCAATGCTCCCCACATCCCTGTGCACCTTGGTGCCATGCAGGAGACTGTGCAGTTCCAG ATCCAGCACTTGGGGGCTGACCTCCACCCTGGTGATGTGTTGCTGAGTAACCACCCCAGCGCGGGGGGCAGCCATCTTCCAGACCTGACTGTCATCACACCG GTGTTTTGGCCAGGTCAGACACGGCCTGTGTTCTATGTGGCCAGTCGAGGGCACCACGCAGACATTGGGGGCATTACCCCGGGTTCCATGCCCCCCCACTCCACCTCGCTGCAGCAGGAGGGGGCCGTCTTCCTATCTTTCAAACTTGTCCAGGGGGGTGTCTTCCAGGAGGAGG CGGTGACTGAAGCCCTGCGGGCTCCAGGCAAGATCCCTACCTGTAGTGGAACAAGGAATCTGCATGACAACCTGTCAGATCTTCGTGCCCAGGTGGCAGCCAACCAGAAGGGCATCCAGTTGGTGGGGGAGCTCATTGGGCAGTATGGCCTGGATGTGGTGCAGGCTTACATGGGCCATATTCAG GCAAATGCTGAGTTGGCAGTTCGTGACATGCTGAGGACCTTTGGAAGTTCTCGGCAGAACCGGGGCCTGCCTCTGGAGGTGTCTGCAGAGGACCACATGGATGACGGTTCCCCCATCCGCCTCCGTGTGCAGATCAACCCAAGTCAG GGCAGTGCAGTGTTTGACTTCAGCAGCACTGGGCCTGAGGTATTTGGCAACCTCAACGCACCTCGGGCCATAACGCTGTCCGCCCTCATCTACTGCTTACGCTGCCTAGTAGGCCGGGACATCCCACTCAACCAG GGCTGCCTGGCACCAGTGCGGGTCGTGATTCCCAGAGGTTCCATCCTGGACCCCTCCCCCGAGGCGGCGGTGGTAGGCGGCAATGTGCTCACGTCGCAGCGCGTGGTAGATGTCATCCTCAGGGCCTTTGGAGCCTGTGCAGCTTCCCAG GGCTGCATGAACAACGTGACCCTGGGCAATGCCCACATGGGCTACTATGAGACGGTGGCAGGCGGCACAGGCGCGGGCCCTGGCTGGCATGGGCGCAGCGGCGTGCACAGCCACATGACCAACACACGCATCACTGACCCCGAGATCCTGGAGAACCG GTACCCGGTCATCTTGCGCCGTTTCGAGCTGAGGCCGGGCTCTGGGGGCCGAGGCCGCTTCCGTGGTGGTGACGGTGTGATCCGTGAGCTGCTTTTCCGAGAGGAGGCTCTACTATCAGTGCTGACAGAGCGCCGTGCCTTCAGGCCGTATGGCCTCCAGG GGGGTGAGCCTGGTGCCCGTGGCCTAAACCTGCTGATCCGTAAGGATGGCCGGGCAGTGAATCTGGGTGGGAAGACGTCGGTGCCCGTGTACCCAGGG GATGTATTCTGCCTCCACACGCCAGGTGGTGGGGGCTACGGGGACCCGGAGGACCCCGCCCCACCGCCAGGGTCGCCCCCGCAACCCCTGGCCTTCCCCGAGCGTGGCAGCGTCTATGATTACCGCCGGGCCCAGGAGGCTGTGTGA
- the OPLAH gene encoding 5-oxoprolinase isoform X2, whose protein sequence is MPEVLYEEVLEVDERVVLYRGEPGAGTPIKGRTGDLLEVQRPVDLGALRGKLEGLLSRGIRSLAVVLMHSYTWTQHEQQVGALARELGFTHVSLSSEAMPMVRIVPRGHTACADAYLTPTIQRYVQGFRRGFQGQLKDVQVLFMRSDGGLVPMDTFSGSRAVLSGPAGGVVGYSATTYQLEGGQPVIGFDMGGTSTDVSRYAGEFEHVFEASTAGVTLQAPQLDINTVAAGGGSRLFFRSGLFVVGPESAGAHPGPACYRKGGPATVTDANLVLGRLLPASFPCIFGPGEDQPLSPEASRKALEAVATEVNSFLTNGPSPASPLSLEEVAMGFVRVANEAMCRPIRALTQARGHDPSAHVLACFGGAGGQHACAIARALGMDTVHIHRHSGLLSALGLALADVVHEAQEPCALSYAPETFVQLDQRLNRLEEQCMDALRAQGFSRSQISTESFLHLRYQGTDCALMVSAHQHPATARSPRAGDFGAAFVERYMKEFGFVIPERPVVVDDVRVRGTGHSRLRLEDAPKVQTGPPRVDKMTQCYFEGGYQETPVYLLGELGYGHKLQGPCLIIDSNSTILVEPGCQAEVIETGDIRISVGAEASSTVGTQVDPIQLSIFSHRFMSIAEQMGRILQRTAISTNIKERLDFSCALFGPDGGLVSNAPHIPVHLGAMQETVQFQIQHLGADLHPGDVLLSNHPSAGGSHLPDLTVITPVFWPGQTRPVFYVASRGHHADIGGITPGSMPPHSTSLQQEGAVFLSFKLVQGGVFQEEAVTEALRAPGKIPTCSGTRNLHDNLSDLRAQVAANQKGIQLVGELIGQYGLDVVQAYMGHIQANAELAVRDMLRTFGSSRQNRGLPLEVSAEDHMDDGSPIRLRVQINPSQGSAVFDFSSTGPEVFGNLNAPRAITLSALIYCLRCLVGRDIPLNQGCLAPVRVVIPRGSILDPSPEAAVVGGNVLTSQRVVDVILRAFGACAASQGCMNNVTLGNAHMGYYETVAGGTGAGPGWHGRSGVHSHMTNTRITDPEILENRYPVILRRFELRPGSGGRGRFRGGDGVIRELLFREEALLSVLTERRAFRPYGLQGGEPGARGLNLLIRKDGRAVNLGGKTSVPVYPGDVFCLHTPGGGGYGDPEDPAPPPGSPPQPLAFPERGSVYDYRRAQEAV, encoded by the exons ATGCCTGAGGTGCTGTATGAGGAGGTGCTGGAGGTAGATGAGCGCGTGGTGCTGTACCGAGGGGAGCCAGGCGCCGGGACGCCCATCAAAG GCCGCACAGGGGACCTGCTGGAAGTGCAGCGGCCGGTGGACCTGGGGGCCCTGCGTGGGAAGCTGGAGGGGCTCCTATCTCGAGGCATCCGCAGCCTGGCTGTGGTGCTCATGCACTCGTACAC GTGGACCCAGCACGAGCAGCAGGTGGGTGCACTGGCCCGGGAGCTGGGCTTCACTCACGTGTCCCTGTCCTCGGAGGCCATGCCCATGGTACGCATTGTTCCTCGGGGGCACACGGCCTGTGCCGACGCCTACCTCACACCCACCATACAGCGCTATGTGCAGGGCTTCCGCCGAGGCTTCCAGGGCCAGCTCAAG GATGTACAGGTGCTGTTTATGCGCTCTGATGGCGGCCTGGTGCCCATGGACACCTTCAGTGGCTCCCGTGCTGTGCTCTCAGGCCCCGCTGGTGGTGTAGTTGGCTACTCAGCCACCACCTACCAGCTGGAGGGCGGCCAACCTGTCATCGGCTTTGACATGGGAG GCACATCCACAGATGTGAGCCGCTATGCTGGGGAATTTGAACATGTCTTTGAGGCCAGCACAGCTGGTGTCACCCTCCAGGCCCCTCAGCTGGACATTAACACAGTGGCAGCTGGGGGAGGCTCCCGGCTCTTCTTCAG GTCTGGCCTTTTTGTGGTTGGGCCCGAGTCAGCGGGAGCTCACCCAGGCCCTGCTTGCTACCGCAAAG GGGGCCCTGCAACAGTGACGGATGCTAATCTGGTCCTGGGTCGCCTGctgcctgcctccttcccctgcaTTTTTGGGCCGGGAGAGGACCAGCCACTATCCCCTGAGGCCTCCCGCAAGGCCTTGGAGGCTGTGGCCACTGAGGTCAACAGCTTCCTGACCAACGGGCCCAGCCCGGCCTCCCCGCTGagcctggaggaggtggccaTGGGGTTTGTGCGTGTGGCCAACGAGGCTATGTGCCGGCCCATCCGTGCACTCACGCAG GCACGAGGCCATGACCCCTCGGCCCATGTGCTGGCCTGCTTCGGGGGAGCTGGTGGGCAGCATGCTTGTGCCATTGCTCGGGCCCTGGGCATGGACACAGTGCACATCCACAG GCACAGTGGGCTGCTGTCAGCACTGGGGCTAGCCTTGGCAGATGTGGTACATGAAGCACAggagccctgtgccctgtcctATGCACCTGAGACCTTTGTGCAGCTGGACCAGAGGTTGAACCGTCTGGAGGAGCAATGCATGGATGCCCTCCGGGCCCAGGGCTTCTCCAG GTCTCAGATCAGCACTGAGAGCTTTCTGCATCTGCGCTACCAGGGCACAGACTGTGCCCTGATGGTATCTGCCCACCAGCACCCGGCCACAGCCCGGTCACCCCGGGCTGGCGACTTTGGGGCAGCCTTTGTGGAGAG GTATATGAAGGAGTTTGGCTTTGTCATCCCTGAGCGGCCAGTGGTGGTGGACGACGTGAGAGTGAGGGGCACCGGTCACAGCAGGCTTCGCCTTGAGGATGCCCCTAAAGTCCAGACCGGGCCTCCCCGGGTAGACAAG ATGACCCAGTGCTACTTTGAGGGGGGCTACCAGGAAACCCCTGTGTACCTGTTGGGAGAGCTGGGCTATGGGCACAAGCTCCAGGGGCCCTGCCTCATCATCGACAGCAACAG caccatCCTAGTGGAGCCAGGTTGCCAGGCAGAGGTGATTGAGACAGGGGACATCCGCATCTCTGTGGGGGCTGAAGCCTCCAGTACAGTGGGCACTCAGGTTGACCCCATCCAGCTGTCCATCTTCTCACACCGTTTCATGAGCATTGCTG AGCAGATGGGCCGTATCCTGCAGCGCACAGCCATCTCCACCAACATCAAGGAGCGCCTTGACTTCTCCTGTGCCCTCTTTGGGCCTGACGGGGGGCTGGTCTCCAATGCTCCCCACATCCCTGTGCACCTTGGTGCCATGCAGGAGACTGTGCAGTTCCAG ATCCAGCACTTGGGGGCTGACCTCCACCCTGGTGATGTGTTGCTGAGTAACCACCCCAGCGCGGGGGGCAGCCATCTTCCAGACCTGACTGTCATCACACCG GTGTTTTGGCCAGGTCAGACACGGCCTGTGTTCTATGTGGCCAGTCGAGGGCACCACGCAGACATTGGGGGCATTACCCCGGGTTCCATGCCCCCCCACTCCACCTCGCTGCAGCAGGAGGGGGCCGTCTTCCTATCTTTCAAACTTGTCCAGGGGGGTGTCTTCCAGGAGGAGG CGGTGACTGAAGCCCTGCGGGCTCCAGGCAAGATCCCTACCTGTAGTGGAACAAGGAATCTGCATGACAACCTGTCAGATCTTCGTGCCCAGGTGGCAGCCAACCAGAAGGGCATCCAGTTGGTGGGGGAGCTCATTGGGCAGTATGGCCTGGATGTGGTGCAGGCTTACATGGGCCATATTCAG GCAAATGCTGAGTTGGCAGTTCGTGACATGCTGAGGACCTTTGGAAGTTCTCGGCAGAACCGGGGCCTGCCTCTGGAGGTGTCTGCAGAGGACCACATGGATGACGGTTCCCCCATCCGCCTCCGTGTGCAGATCAACCCAAGTCAG GGCAGTGCAGTGTTTGACTTCAGCAGCACTGGGCCTGAGGTATTTGGCAACCTCAACGCACCTCGGGCCATAACGCTGTCCGCCCTCATCTACTGCTTACGCTGCCTAGTAGGCCGGGACATCCCACTCAACCAG GGCTGCCTGGCACCAGTGCGGGTCGTGATTCCCAGAGGTTCCATCCTGGACCCCTCCCCCGAGGCGGCGGTGGTAGGCGGCAATGTGCTCACGTCGCAGCGCGTGGTAGATGTCATCCTCAGGGCCTTTGGAGCCTGTGCAGCTTCCCAG GGCTGCATGAACAACGTGACCCTGGGCAATGCCCACATGGGCTACTATGAGACGGTGGCAGGCGGCACAGGCGCGGGCCCTGGCTGGCATGGGCGCAGCGGCGTGCACAGCCACATGACCAACACACGCATCACTGACCCCGAGATCCTGGAGAACCG GTACCCGGTCATCTTGCGCCGTTTCGAGCTGAGGCCGGGCTCTGGGGGCCGAGGCCGCTTCCGTGGTGGTGACGGTGTGATCCGTGAGCTGCTTTTCCGAGAGGAGGCTCTACTATCAGTGCTGACAGAGCGCCGTGCCTTCAGGCCGTATGGCCTCCAGG GGGGTGAGCCTGGTGCCCGTGGCCTAAACCTGCTGATCCGTAAGGATGGCCGGGCAGTGAATCTGGGTGGGAAGACGTCGGTGCCCGTGTACCCAGGG GATGTATTCTGCCTCCACACGCCAGGTGGTGGGGGCTACGGGGACCCGGAGGACCCCGCCCCACCGCCAGGGTCGCCCCCGCAACCCCTGGCCTTCCCCGAGCGTGGCAGCGTCTATGATTACCGCCGGGCCCAGGAGGCTGTGTGA
- the LOC105868853 gene encoding sphingomyelin phosphodiesterase 5, translated as MQSPPDWPPTPDALRPSPFPHPLLHALHCVGRVLLFPAYWALDQLLGCCAPATRAARLGWLRAAAGGGAALLLLLLVGLPLALPGLLLWLPLQAWRRPFCYRPAPPCWVPPAPWRPRAEPVHCFVFFSANLCLLPDGLARFNNLSHSQQRAEAIGAALLTGLRPSLYRATDCSQPWPRAQRGVVVAAVPAGLDFVCLQEVFDLRAAHRLVGRLAPNLGPVLYDVGTLGLQPGPHLKLLGSGLLLASRYPLLRATFHCFPKARGEDALASKGLLSAQAQVGHLDGRRIVGFLHCTHLHAPPEDRPLRCKQMTLLLDWAEQFEAESDKSDEVVAFSVLLGDLNFDNSKYHQQEQQHKLFSCFQDPCRLGISQEQPWALGTILSTRKLHHSVASSPEMLRRALEEEKGRRLYLASPPCRRSWTKPWRGCRVDYITYRGVPGGLLSPEVEQVTFSTALAGLTDHLAVSLQLRVSVAS; from the exons ATGCAATCCCCGCCGGACTGGCCCCCGACGCCCGACGCCCTGCGGCCCTCGCCCTTCCCACACCCCCTGCTACACGCCCTCCACTGCGTGGGCCGCGTGCTGCTCTTCCCGGCCTACTGGGCCCTGGACCAGCTGCTGGGCTGCTGTGCACCAGCGACGCGCGCAGCCCGCCTGGGGTGGCTGAGAGctgcggcgggcggcggggcggcgctgttgctgctgctgctggtcggCCTGCCACTGGCGCTGCCCGGCCTGCTGCTCTGGTTGCCGCTACAGGCTTGGCGCCGCCCCTTCTGCTACCGGCCCGCTCCGCCCTGTTGGGTGCCGCCTGCGCCTTGGCGCCCGCGCGCTGAGCCGGTGCACTGCTTCGTTTTCTTTTCGGCCAATCTGTGCCTGCTCCCTGACGGTCTGGCGCGCTTCAACAACCTGTCGCACAGCCAACAGAGGGCCGAGGCCATTGGCGCCGCGCTGCTAACCGGCCTGCGGCCCTCGCTCTACAGAGCTACGGACTGCAGTCAGCCATGGCCCCGGGCGCAGCGCGGGGTGGTGGTGGCCGCAGTGCCCGCGGGTCTGGACTTTGTGTGCCTGCAGGAGGTGTTCGATCTGCGCGCAGCTCATCGCTTGGTGGGCCGCCTGGCGCCTAATCTGGGCCCTGTGCTCTACGACGTGGGTACACTCGGCCTGCAGCCTGGGCCGCATCTCAAGCTGCTGGGCAGTGGGCTGCTGCTGGCCTCACGCTACCCGCTGTTGCGTGCCACCTTCCATTGCTTCCCCAAAGCGCGTGGCGAGGACGCGCTGGCCTCCAAGGGACTACTGTCTGCACAG GCGCAGGTGGGCCACTTGGATGGGCGCCGCATAGTGGGATTCCTGCATTGCACGCACTTGCATGCACCGCCTG AGGACAGACCCTTGCGCTGCAAACAAATGACGCTTCTGCTGGACTGGGCAGAGCAGTTTGAGGCCGAGAGCGACAAGAGTGATGAAGTTGTGGCTTTCAGCGTGCTCCTAGGCGATCTAAACTTCGACAACTCGAAAT ACCACCAGCAGGAGCAGCAACACAAACTCTTCAGCTGCTTCCAGGACCCCTGCCGGCTGGGGATCAGCCAGGagcagccctgggccctgg GGACGATACTGAGCACCCGCAAGCTCCACCACTCAGTGGCCAGCTCTCCCGAGATGCTGCGGAG GGctctggaggaggagaaagggcgCCGCCTATACCTGGCAAGCCCTCCCTGCCGAAGGAGCTGGACCAAACCCTGGCGGGGCTGTCGTGTGGACTACATCACATACCGGGGTGTGCCCGGGGGCCTGCTGAGTCCA GAAGTGGAACAGGTGACATTCAGTACTGCCCTGGCTGGGCTTACGGACCACCTGGCTGTGAGCCTGCAACTTCGAGTTTCGGTGGCCTCCTAA